One part of the Bacillus sp. FJAT-45350 genome encodes these proteins:
- the pheA gene encoding prephenate dehydratase codes for MNTEKGKQIIGYLGPIGTFTEMAVKQVFKLDTVNSIPFNSIPECLYALNQNQTDYTVVPIENSIGGSVYLTLDWLIHEISTPIQGEVRIPIEQHLLAHEENKNIEREKFSKVFSHPQALRQCSKYIRDNLPNAKVVYVESTAEGAKHIMENPEEPWLAIANEQAKKIYGLSLLENNIEDYQTNTTRFLFLSNKKLPITSSDRKSSILVSLPKEKNIMLHQVLEIFAENKLDLTKIESAPRKTAMGDYYYFLDFKTSGNDKELLFKQACNKIQEIGCHIRSFGTYPCISKKSSNASITYF; via the coding sequence GTGAATACGGAAAAAGGTAAACAAATCATTGGTTACTTAGGCCCTATAGGAACATTTACAGAAATGGCAGTAAAGCAAGTATTTAAATTAGATACGGTAAATTCAATTCCTTTTAATTCGATACCTGAATGTTTGTATGCACTTAATCAAAATCAAACAGATTATACTGTAGTTCCGATTGAGAATTCAATTGGAGGTTCAGTTTATTTAACTCTTGATTGGCTTATTCACGAGATTAGTACTCCCATTCAAGGGGAAGTAAGAATACCTATAGAACAACACCTTTTAGCGCATGAGGAAAACAAAAATATTGAGAGGGAGAAATTCTCAAAGGTTTTCTCTCATCCTCAGGCTTTAAGGCAATGTAGCAAATATATTAGAGATAACTTACCAAATGCAAAAGTGGTATATGTAGAAAGTACTGCAGAAGGGGCAAAGCATATAATGGAGAACCCTGAAGAACCTTGGCTTGCAATTGCTAACGAGCAAGCCAAGAAAATATATGGTTTATCATTATTAGAAAATAATATTGAAGATTATCAAACCAACACAACTCGTTTTTTATTCTTAAGTAATAAAAAGTTACCTATTACTAGTAGTGATAGAAAATCTTCAATTCTTGTTTCATTACCTAAAGAAAAGAATATTATGCTTCATCAAGTATTAGAGATATTTGCAGAAAATAAGCTAGATCTAACAAAAATAGAATCAGCTCCAAGGAAGACAGCGATGGGAGACTATTACTATTTTTTAGACTTTAAAACCAGTGGGAACGATAAAGAATTATTGTTCAAACAAGCCTGTAATAAGATTCAAGAAATCGGATGCCATATTCGTTCTTTTGGTACCTATCCTTGTATTAGTAAAAAAAGTTCTAACGCTTCCATAACATATTTTTAA
- a CDS encoding GbsR/MarR family transcriptional regulator, protein MQNDLEKIEESRDVLISSIAQTMVIYGVTPSVGRIYGVLYFSKKSMSLDEIKDAVAMSKGSVSTGLRELLDTEMIIKVWKKGDRKDHYIAERDFVKNFISFFVKNIRLERNIIMKANDKVKPLLEDVAHNTESEEAKEEALHDLKLMNDTLIYFDWTKRIIDAMESGELFKYFPIEGEKK, encoded by the coding sequence TTGCAAAATGATCTTGAAAAGATTGAAGAATCTAGAGATGTACTAATCAGTTCAATTGCACAAACGATGGTCATTTATGGTGTTACACCTTCAGTAGGTCGAATATACGGTGTTTTATATTTTTCAAAAAAATCTATGTCATTGGATGAAATAAAAGATGCAGTTGCGATGAGTAAAGGTAGTGTAAGTACAGGCTTAAGAGAATTACTAGATACAGAGATGATAATTAAAGTTTGGAAAAAAGGTGACAGAAAAGACCATTATATTGCCGAACGTGACTTTGTGAAAAACTTTATTAGTTTCTTTGTTAAAAATATTAGGTTAGAACGAAATATCATTATGAAGGCAAATGATAAGGTCAAGCCATTATTAGAAGATGTTGCTCATAACACCGAATCAGAGGAAGCGAAGGAAGAAGCTTTACATGATTTAAAGTTGATGAATGATACGCTTATCTACTTTGACTGGACAAAACGAATTATTGATGCAATGGAAAGTGGAGAGTTATTTAAGTACTTTCCAATTGAAGGAGAGAAAAAGTAG
- a CDS encoding phosphatase PAP2 family protein has protein sequence MNQLEILQRFTQLQHPFLDPIAAVLTFLGNEEFYFIILPLIYWCVSKSIGFRLFYIFIFSIYINSLLKISFAVTRPIGVEGVNSLFVSSAEVGSHFPHDSFPSGHAQGSATLWGYLAYISRSTVFITFAGSLILLISLSRLYTGVHWPSDIIVGLGLGLAIILISIYVTKFLSSISIGLQWVLAIIFPILLVFLFPAEEGYKYAGLLLGAGIGYLLEGKFVKMEISSSLTRKGFALLIGLGGMFAIQIGLKVIFPEAFIYDFIRYGFIGLWGLFVAPLLFVLLHIYKDEQKTFPMYTTRL, from the coding sequence ATGAATCAGTTAGAAATATTGCAGAGATTTACACAGCTTCAGCACCCATTTCTTGATCCAATAGCAGCAGTCCTTACATTTTTAGGAAATGAAGAATTTTACTTTATTATCTTGCCACTAATCTATTGGTGTGTTTCCAAATCAATCGGATTTAGGCTATTTTACATTTTTATCTTCTCTATCTATATTAATTCGTTATTGAAAATTAGTTTTGCCGTGACAAGACCTATAGGAGTTGAAGGTGTAAATTCATTATTTGTAAGTTCTGCAGAAGTAGGTAGTCATTTTCCACACGACTCCTTTCCAAGTGGACATGCACAAGGCTCTGCAACACTTTGGGGCTATCTAGCATACATAAGTAGATCGACTGTATTTATTACCTTTGCAGGTAGTTTAATTCTGCTTATCTCTCTATCAAGGCTTTACACAGGAGTACACTGGCCTTCAGATATTATCGTTGGGCTTGGTTTAGGGTTAGCTATTATTCTTATCTCTATCTATGTTACTAAATTTTTATCTAGCATTAGTATTGGTCTTCAATGGGTACTAGCAATTATCTTTCCTATTTTACTTGTATTCCTGTTCCCTGCAGAAGAAGGCTATAAATATGCAGGACTATTACTAGGGGCTGGTATTGGATACCTACTTGAAGGTAAATTTGTAAAAATGGAAATTAGCTCTAGTCTTACTCGTAAGGGATTTGCCTTATTAATTGGACTAGGAGGTATGTTTGCTATCCAAATCGGTTTAAAAGTGATTTTCCCTGAAGCATTTATTTATGATTTTATCCGTTATGGTTTTATTGGTTTATGGGGTTTATTTGTCGCTCCTTTACTATTTGTCCTTCTTCATATTTATAAAGACGAGCAAAAAACGTTCCCGATGTATACTACTAGGTTATAA
- a CDS encoding ABC transporter permease: MNYFYLPLEQWTNNFVDNWVIPLLGGFFNVLSNIIGWFINGVSDIFTFIPAEIMAIILIFLAWKFAGRGIAIFTLIGSLYLGAVNLWIPAMQTLSIVITATLFAVIIGIPIGIFSAKSKRVDAIVRPILDFMQTLPSFVYLIPAILLFGLGGVPAVISTFVFAAPPAVRMTALGIKQVPEDVVEASRAFGATSWQMLIKVQLPMAIPTIMAGVNQTIMLALSMAVIASMIGAPGLGTVVLAGISSVNVGLGLVGGLGIVVLAIILDRITQGIGQRG; the protein is encoded by the coding sequence ATGAATTATTTTTATTTACCGTTAGAACAGTGGACAAACAATTTTGTAGATAATTGGGTAATTCCGTTGTTAGGAGGATTCTTTAATGTACTAAGTAACATTATTGGGTGGTTCATTAATGGCGTATCAGATATTTTCACCTTCATACCGGCAGAAATCATGGCTATTATTCTTATATTCTTAGCTTGGAAATTTGCAGGAAGAGGAATTGCGATATTCACATTAATAGGTTCATTGTATTTAGGGGCAGTAAATTTATGGATACCGGCAATGCAAACGTTATCTATAGTCATTACCGCCACGCTGTTTGCCGTTATTATTGGTATTCCTATAGGAATCTTTAGTGCAAAGTCCAAAAGGGTCGATGCAATTGTAAGACCGATTTTAGACTTTATGCAAACTCTACCAAGTTTCGTCTATTTAATTCCAGCAATTTTATTATTTGGACTTGGAGGAGTTCCAGCTGTTATTTCAACATTTGTATTCGCGGCTCCACCTGCTGTTCGTATGACAGCACTAGGAATCAAGCAGGTTCCTGAAGATGTAGTAGAAGCATCACGTGCTTTTGGTGCAACTTCATGGCAAATGTTGATTAAAGTTCAGCTTCCTATGGCAATACCAACAATTATGGCTGGTGTTAACCAAACGATTATGTTAGCACTTTCTATGGCAGTTATCGCTTCAATGATTGGAGCACCAGGACTAGGTACAGTCGTTCTTGCAGGAATTTCAAGTGTTAATGTAGGGTTAGGCTTAGTTGGTGGATTAGGAATTGTAGTATTAGCAATCATTTTAGATAGAATTACACAAGGAATAGGACAACGGGGTTAA
- a CDS encoding TRAP transporter permease — translation MSKETTLDKKSEELLLNHDSESRLRKYIGKMALLVAFIAVFWSIFQIYSAGTGTIDAIRLRAIHIIFLLTMTFLLFPVTKKSQLQLKRPPILDIVFIILSITSFGYLLLNYNTIVLRGGYLETIDYFFGAIGLLMVFEAARRIVGNLAILALIFLLYNFIGPVIPGDFGHSGFSVKRIIDHMFWGSQGILGIAIGVSSTFVFLFILFGAFLRISGFSNFINDLALTIAGRSPGGPAKVAVLASSLMGMINGSALANVATTGTITIPLMKKNGYKARFAAAVEAVASTGGQFAPPIMGAAGFVMAEYLGVPYTTVMLAAIVPALLYYISVITIVHLEAKRSGLKGIAKENIPNVVEVLKKQGHLSIPLVVLITLLLMGYTPLYAAVFSIVACIVSTWLRKETRMGLKKIIQALEEGAKGAVGVGVACATIGVVIGTVSLTGLGLTLGYTILQYVNESLLLAGLLVMLMSIILGLGVPGVAAYVIVATVSAPILIQLGVTPIAAHMFVLMYACLSNITPPVALASYVAAGIANTNENQVSYTAVKLGLTGFIIPFFFIYHPVLLFDGSFTGGFLLAVTTAIIGVISLASGLQGWLLTNVNWIKRGLLIIIAFLMIEPTLLMDFIGISLFLLIIIWQVVLMLRDKNSNSETAIRG, via the coding sequence ATGTCAAAAGAGACGACCTTGGATAAGAAAAGTGAAGAGCTTTTATTAAATCATGATAGTGAATCTCGCTTAAGGAAATATATTGGCAAAATGGCACTACTGGTTGCATTTATTGCAGTTTTCTGGTCAATATTTCAAATTTATTCTGCAGGTACAGGAACTATTGATGCAATACGCTTAAGAGCTATTCACATAATCTTTCTTTTAACCATGACATTTTTGTTATTCCCTGTGACAAAGAAATCCCAGTTACAACTGAAGAGACCACCAATTTTAGATATTGTCTTTATTATTTTAAGTATTACTTCTTTTGGATACTTATTATTAAACTATAACACTATCGTATTACGTGGTGGATATTTAGAAACAATTGATTACTTTTTTGGTGCAATAGGACTTCTAATGGTTTTTGAAGCTGCTAGAAGAATAGTAGGTAATCTTGCTATATTAGCACTAATTTTTCTCCTTTATAACTTTATAGGACCTGTTATTCCGGGTGATTTTGGGCATAGTGGATTTTCAGTTAAACGTATTATTGACCATATGTTTTGGGGAAGTCAAGGGATTTTAGGTATTGCAATTGGAGTATCTTCTACTTTTGTCTTTTTATTTATTTTGTTTGGAGCATTTTTGAGAATTAGTGGATTTAGTAACTTTATTAATGATCTTGCTTTAACGATAGCTGGCCGTTCACCAGGTGGTCCTGCAAAAGTGGCAGTACTTGCTAGTAGTTTAATGGGGATGATAAATGGCAGTGCGCTTGCCAATGTAGCTACTACAGGGACGATTACCATCCCACTAATGAAGAAAAATGGATACAAGGCTAGATTTGCAGCAGCAGTAGAAGCTGTAGCTTCTACTGGTGGTCAGTTTGCGCCGCCGATTATGGGCGCAGCGGGCTTTGTAATGGCAGAATACCTTGGTGTACCATATACGACTGTAATGTTAGCCGCGATTGTACCGGCGCTGCTTTATTATATAAGCGTAATCACGATTGTGCACCTTGAGGCTAAACGTTCTGGATTGAAAGGAATAGCGAAGGAAAATATACCGAATGTAGTTGAAGTCTTAAAGAAACAAGGGCATCTGTCTATCCCCCTTGTTGTTCTTATTACACTATTGTTAATGGGATATACCCCTTTATATGCTGCTGTATTTTCTATTGTTGCTTGTATTGTTTCTACTTGGCTCCGAAAAGAAACAAGAATGGGATTAAAAAAGATTATACAGGCTTTAGAAGAGGGTGCAAAGGGTGCAGTCGGGGTTGGTGTGGCTTGTGCAACGATTGGAGTTGTAATTGGGACAGTATCCTTAACAGGGTTAGGATTAACACTTGGCTATACAATCTTACAATATGTAAATGAAAGTTTATTACTAGCAGGGTTATTAGTCATGTTGATGAGTATTATCTTAGGACTTGGGGTTCCGGGAGTTGCGGCATATGTTATCGTTGCAACAGTTTCTGCACCAATTTTAATACAACTTGGTGTTACACCGATAGCTGCTCATATGTTTGTACTTATGTATGCATGTCTCTCTAACATAACACCACCAGTTGCTTTAGCATCATATGTAGCGGCAGGTATAGCTAATACAAATGAGAACCAAGTTTCATATACAGCAGTGAAGCTTGGGTTAACAGGTTTTATCATACCATTTTTCTTTATCTATCATCCAGTATTGTTATTCGACGGTTCTTTTACGGGAGGATTTCTCTTAGCAGTCACTACAGCAATAATAGGAGTTATATCTTTAGCCAGTGGTTTACAAGGTTGGTTACTAACTAATGTTAATTGGATAAAAAGGGGATTATTGATTATTATTGCTTTTCTCATGATAGAGCCTACTCTTTTAATGGATTTCATAGGAATTAGTTTGTTTCTCCTAATTATTATTTGGCAAGTAGTTTTAATGTTAAGGGATAAAAATAGTAATTCAGAAACTGCTATTAGGGGGTGA
- a CDS encoding cysteine hydrolase family protein, producing MNLKKSALVLIDIQKESQYGVQNLESVIENSKHLIEACRSQNIPVIYTRHINRADGKGLSYKDPRKEDGKPVFYCTGTDAIEVMDEIAPNEGEVVIDKFRWSSFYETSLDIILRSLDVEHVMVGGLVTDGCLMTTVFDGYFRDYEINLVKDICATTNEGAHMSSILIMANWVYGIKIYDAVEMVKNLKGEDYYVWESTRPDELHFTPENMRDVFAKLNNEATLIKQK from the coding sequence ATGAATCTAAAAAAATCAGCACTTGTATTAATAGACATCCAGAAAGAAAGTCAATACGGAGTGCAAAACCTTGAAAGTGTAATAGAAAATTCAAAGCACCTAATAGAGGCATGTCGTTCTCAAAACATTCCGGTAATCTACACTCGTCACATCAACAGAGCAGATGGCAAGGGCTTATCGTATAAAGATCCAAGAAAAGAAGATGGAAAACCAGTTTTCTATTGTACGGGTACAGACGCAATTGAAGTGATGGATGAAATCGCTCCTAATGAGGGAGAAGTAGTGATAGATAAGTTTCGTTGGAGCAGCTTCTATGAGACAAGCTTAGATATTATATTAAGAAGCTTAGATGTAGAGCATGTAATGGTTGGAGGACTTGTAACAGATGGTTGTTTAATGACGACTGTATTTGATGGATACTTCAGAGATTACGAAATAAATCTAGTAAAGGATATATGCGCAACCACGAATGAAGGAGCACACATGTCATCTATCCTAATCATGGCTAATTGGGTATACGGGATTAAAATATATGACGCAGTTGAAATGGTCAAAAACTTGAAAGGTGAAGACTACTACGTTTGGGAATCAACAAGACCTGATGAGTTGCACTTTACACCAGAGAATATGAGAGATGTATTTGCGAAGTTAAATAATGAAGCAACACTCATCAAACAAAAATAA
- a CDS encoding glycine betaine ABC transporter substrate-binding protein gives MKKFKKILYSAVALTFVLAGCGNEDTSNGSEGTTGEESKGTVTFGMSYWSSTEAPTEIAKLILEEAGYETAESQAEQPIIFLGMKNNEIDFFMDAWLPYTEEKLWKQYEDDLQKVATSYEDVPLGWVVPSYVEEDSIQDLIGNEAEYDNRVVGLSAGSGMTETSLQMMEELNLDGLEYVSANEAAMMAEAKRALNNENPIVFLGWRPHSMFTQFDLKFLEGQGDYFKSDNVYVISYKGVEEVHPEAYEILSRWSIDVADLEEMMFENEENGTPFSELAQQWVDENRDKVDEMLGK, from the coding sequence ATGAAAAAGTTTAAAAAAATATTGTACTCAGCAGTAGCATTAACATTTGTACTTGCAGGTTGTGGAAATGAAGATACAAGTAATGGTTCAGAAGGAACAACAGGGGAAGAATCAAAAGGAACTGTTACTTTCGGGATGTCGTACTGGTCAAGTACAGAAGCTCCTACAGAGATTGCCAAGTTAATCCTTGAAGAAGCTGGTTATGAAACAGCAGAGAGTCAAGCAGAACAACCAATCATTTTCTTAGGTATGAAAAATAACGAAATCGACTTCTTTATGGATGCTTGGTTACCATATACGGAAGAAAAGCTATGGAAGCAATATGAAGATGACTTGCAAAAAGTAGCAACAAGTTATGAGGATGTTCCATTAGGATGGGTTGTACCATCATATGTAGAAGAGGATTCAATTCAAGATTTAATTGGAAACGAAGCAGAATATGATAATCGTGTCGTTGGTTTAAGTGCTGGTTCTGGAATGACTGAAACATCACTACAAATGATGGAGGAATTAAATTTAGATGGTCTTGAGTATGTTTCTGCTAATGAAGCTGCTATGATGGCTGAAGCAAAGCGTGCGTTGAATAATGAAAATCCAATCGTCTTTCTAGGTTGGAGACCTCACTCAATGTTTACACAATTTGACCTTAAATTCTTAGAAGGCCAAGGGGATTATTTTAAATCAGATAATGTGTATGTTATCTCTTATAAAGGTGTAGAAGAGGTACACCCGGAAGCATATGAAATCTTATCAAGATGGAGTATCGATGTTGCAGATTTAGAAGAAATGATGTTTGAAAACGAAGAAAATGGAACACCGTTTAGTGAATTAGCTCAACAATGGGTTGATGAAAACCGTGATAAAGTAGATGAGATGTTAGGTAAGTAA
- a CDS encoding quaternary amine ABC transporter ATP-binding protein: protein MDKIKVSNLTKIFGSNPKEGIKRLEDGQDKDKILEETGLTVGVNRASFSVKPGEFFVIMGLSGSGKSTLIRLINRLIEPTGGEVLIDGKDITKMNKEDLMKTRRSKLGMVFQKFALFPHRTILQNVVFGLEVQGVPKEEREAKAQKAIEDVGLKGYVDSYPSELSGGMQQRVGLARALANDSDILLMDEAFSALDPLIRKEMQDELLHLQNKLGKTILFITHDLDEALKLGDRIAIMKNGSIVQIGSSEEILENPANDYVSSFVEDVDRSKVLQASNVMKKPDVITTWKDGPRVAVRKMEEAGLSSIFVVDKEKNLKGLLTIDAAIKALNEDKWVEDVLQNDFETTSLETPLNDLIGIAAETKYPIAVVDNNKLMGIIVRVSILSGLALGKELDRGE from the coding sequence ATGGATAAGATAAAAGTTAGTAATCTAACAAAAATCTTCGGTTCTAATCCTAAAGAAGGAATTAAAAGATTAGAAGATGGGCAAGACAAAGATAAAATTTTAGAAGAAACAGGATTAACTGTAGGTGTAAATCGAGCTTCTTTTTCAGTTAAGCCTGGTGAATTCTTTGTGATTATGGGACTGTCTGGAAGTGGAAAATCAACGTTAATACGATTAATTAATCGTTTAATTGAACCTACTGGTGGAGAGGTATTAATAGACGGTAAAGACATCACGAAAATGAATAAAGAAGATTTAATGAAAACGAGAAGGTCAAAGCTAGGAATGGTTTTTCAAAAGTTTGCTTTATTCCCTCACCGTACAATCCTGCAAAATGTTGTTTTTGGTTTAGAAGTTCAAGGGGTTCCAAAAGAAGAACGAGAAGCGAAAGCGCAAAAGGCAATTGAGGATGTAGGGTTAAAAGGATATGTAGATAGCTATCCAAGTGAGCTTAGTGGTGGAATGCAGCAACGCGTTGGGCTAGCTCGTGCTTTAGCAAATGATAGCGATATTTTACTAATGGATGAAGCATTCAGTGCACTAGATCCGTTAATTCGAAAAGAAATGCAAGATGAACTATTACATTTGCAAAATAAACTAGGAAAAACAATTCTTTTTATTACACATGATTTAGATGAAGCCCTTAAGCTAGGGGACCGAATTGCGATAATGAAAAATGGTTCAATTGTTCAAATCGGATCATCTGAGGAGATTCTTGAAAATCCAGCAAATGATTATGTTTCAAGCTTCGTTGAAGATGTGGATCGTTCAAAGGTATTACAAGCTTCAAACGTAATGAAAAAACCTGATGTCATTACAACTTGGAAAGATGGCCCTCGTGTAGCAGTTAGAAAAATGGAAGAGGCAGGGTTATCTAGTATTTTTGTAGTCGACAAGGAAAAAAATCTTAAAGGTCTTTTAACTATTGATGCTGCTATTAAAGCTCTAAATGAAGATAAATGGGTAGAAGATGTTCTTCAAAATGATTTTGAAACAACATCACTTGAAACACCTTTAAATGATTTAATCGGTATTGCAGCAGAAACTAAATACCCAATCGCAGTTGTCGATAACAATAAATTAATGGGTATTATAGTAAGAGTATCCATTTTATCAGGACTTGCTTTAGGAAAAGAACTGGATAGGGGAGAATAA
- a CDS encoding TAXI family TRAP transporter solute-binding subunit produces MKRFKSLILSAIVGLVLVGCSSGDSSSEIEELRFPTAGTSGTIYPLGATMSNIWNNNIEGIRVNSQASNGGVNNLNLLNDGEGHISFATTGIMWEAYNGEDTFEGRQYEDLRIMAGLYINPNQFVVRDSADINSIADIKGKRFVPGAVGSTPEVESSIILPEYGINYPDDINETYVGFTEAIDLMRNNQVEGAIIQAGIPTAAVTEMTSTADGKLIGIEPEIRQSLMDKYPWYSEFTIPAGTYDNQDQDIDTLGIKMMLIVDASLSDDLVYELTKVFWENLDELEASHSIAGHMDINEAMTDTAGIPIHDGAKKYYEEKGISE; encoded by the coding sequence ATGAAAAGGTTTAAAAGTTTAATTTTAAGTGCAATAGTAGGTTTGGTACTGGTAGGTTGTTCGAGTGGTGATTCAAGTTCAGAAATTGAAGAATTAAGGTTTCCAACAGCAGGTACGTCAGGTACAATCTATCCTTTAGGAGCTACTATGTCCAATATATGGAATAACAATATTGAAGGAATTAGAGTAAACTCGCAGGCGTCTAATGGTGGGGTTAACAACTTAAATCTTCTTAATGATGGGGAAGGACACATTTCTTTTGCGACGACTGGTATTATGTGGGAAGCCTATAATGGTGAAGATACATTTGAAGGTAGACAATATGAAGACCTACGAATAATGGCAGGTTTATATATTAACCCTAACCAGTTCGTTGTAAGAGATTCTGCAGATATCAATAGTATTGCAGATATTAAAGGTAAACGGTTTGTACCAGGTGCTGTAGGAAGCACTCCTGAAGTGGAATCTAGTATTATACTACCAGAGTATGGTATTAACTATCCTGATGACATTAATGAAACGTATGTTGGTTTTACAGAGGCAATTGATTTAATGAGAAATAATCAAGTAGAAGGTGCGATTATTCAAGCGGGTATTCCAACTGCAGCGGTAACTGAGATGACATCAACAGCTGATGGTAAGCTTATCGGTATTGAACCAGAAATCAGACAGTCTTTAATGGATAAGTATCCTTGGTATTCAGAGTTTACAATACCAGCTGGAACATACGATAATCAAGATCAAGATATTGATACTTTAGGAATTAAGATGATGTTAATAGTAGATGCTTCTTTATCTGATGATCTTGTCTATGAGTTAACGAAAGTCTTTTGGGAAAACCTCGATGAGTTAGAAGCTTCACATTCAATTGCTGGACATATGGACATTAATGAGGCGATGACAGATACAGCGGGAATCCCAATTCATGATGGAGCAAAAAAATACTATGAAGAAAAAGGAATTAGTGAATAA